The proteins below come from a single Nocardiopsis gilva YIM 90087 genomic window:
- a CDS encoding cation diffusion facilitator family transporter: MSAEGSTKAVVVALTANLGIAATKFAAAGLTGSSAMLAEAIHSVADSGNQVLLLVGGKRARREATPEHPFGYGRERYIYAFIVSIVLFTVGGLFALYEAWHKISAPHPITEWRWVPVVILVVAIILESLAMRTAIKESNAVRGDTGWFTFIRRSKSPELPVILLEDAGALVGLVFALMGVGLTLITGDGIWDGLGTAAIGLLLVVIAAVLGVEMKSLLLGESATREHVRSIERALADTEGVEGVIHLRTMHLGPEELLVAAKIAVDATDDAREVARTVDSAEGRVRTAVPIACMIYLEPDIMRREQPTGAPTPGAEGQGAER; the protein is encoded by the coding sequence GTGAGTGCTGAAGGAAGTACGAAAGCGGTGGTCGTCGCGTTGACGGCGAACCTTGGGATCGCTGCGACGAAGTTCGCGGCAGCGGGCCTGACGGGATCTTCGGCGATGCTCGCCGAGGCCATCCACTCGGTGGCCGACTCAGGGAACCAGGTGCTGCTGCTGGTCGGCGGGAAGCGCGCCCGGCGCGAGGCCACGCCCGAGCACCCGTTCGGCTACGGCCGGGAGCGCTACATCTACGCGTTCATCGTGTCGATCGTGCTCTTCACGGTGGGCGGCCTGTTCGCGCTGTACGAGGCGTGGCACAAGATCAGCGCCCCGCATCCGATCACCGAGTGGCGGTGGGTGCCGGTGGTGATTCTTGTGGTGGCCATCATCCTGGAGTCGTTGGCGATGCGCACGGCGATCAAGGAGTCGAACGCGGTGCGCGGCGACACCGGGTGGTTCACGTTCATCCGGCGGTCGAAGTCGCCGGAACTGCCGGTCATCCTGCTGGAGGACGCCGGGGCGCTCGTCGGCCTGGTGTTCGCGCTGATGGGTGTGGGGCTGACCCTGATCACCGGTGACGGCATCTGGGACGGCCTGGGCACGGCGGCGATCGGCCTTCTGCTGGTCGTGATCGCGGCGGTCCTCGGGGTGGAGATGAAGAGCCTGCTGCTGGGCGAGTCGGCCACCCGCGAGCACGTGCGGTCGATCGAGCGCGCCCTCGCCGACACTGAGGGAGTGGAGGGCGTGATCCACCTGCGCACCATGCACCTGGGGCCGGAGGAGCTGCTCGTCGCGGCCAAGATCGCGGTCGACGCGACCGACGACGCGCGGGAGGTGGCGCGCACCGTCGACAGCGCCGAGGGGCGCGTGCGCACCGCGGTTCCGATCGCGTGCATGATCTACCTCGAGCCGGACATCATGCGTCGAGAGCAGCCGACCGGCGCGCCGACGCCCGGGGCGGAAGGCCAGG
- a CDS encoding NAD(P)H-dependent flavin oxidoreductase — protein sequence MGILDGVDVPVVAAPMAGGTSTPELVAAVNGAGGLGFLAAGYKSAEAMAEQIQQTRALTSRDFGINVFVPDRDSAVPEARVAAYRERIAPEAERLGVEPGRAEWRDDDYSAKLDALLATPVPVVGFTFGCPEARDIALLRGAGSAVLVTVTTVAEARAAVEAGADVLCVQGAEAGGHQGSFVDDGERTVPTLDLLAQVRAAVDVPLVAAGGITGADGVRAALAGGAVAAQLGTAFLRSHESGAHPTHKKALADDRFTETAVTRAFSGRRARGLVNRFLRTHDTAAPGAYPQVHYLTGPLRAAAARAGDADTLHLWAGTGFRSAADVPAAAIVDGIADGL from the coding sequence GTGGGGATTCTCGACGGAGTCGACGTTCCGGTCGTGGCGGCACCCATGGCGGGTGGGACGAGTACGCCGGAGCTCGTCGCGGCGGTGAACGGAGCGGGCGGGCTCGGATTTCTCGCTGCTGGATACAAGAGCGCCGAGGCGATGGCCGAGCAGATCCAGCAGACGCGGGCCCTGACCTCGCGCGACTTCGGGATCAACGTCTTCGTCCCTGACCGGGACAGTGCTGTTCCCGAGGCGCGGGTGGCCGCCTACCGGGAGCGGATCGCCCCCGAAGCCGAGCGGTTGGGCGTGGAGCCCGGTCGGGCCGAGTGGCGGGATGACGACTACTCGGCGAAGTTGGACGCCCTCCTCGCCACGCCGGTCCCGGTGGTCGGCTTCACCTTCGGCTGTCCCGAAGCGCGCGACATCGCGCTGCTGCGCGGGGCGGGCAGCGCCGTCCTCGTCACCGTCACCACCGTGGCCGAGGCCCGCGCCGCCGTGGAGGCCGGGGCCGACGTGCTGTGCGTACAGGGTGCCGAGGCGGGCGGCCACCAGGGGTCGTTCGTCGACGACGGGGAACGCACCGTGCCGACACTCGATCTCCTCGCCCAGGTGCGCGCGGCGGTGGACGTCCCCCTCGTGGCGGCAGGCGGCATCACAGGGGCCGACGGCGTCCGCGCCGCCCTGGCCGGCGGCGCCGTCGCCGCCCAGCTCGGCACCGCCTTTCTGCGCTCCCACGAAAGCGGGGCGCACCCCACACACAAGAAGGCCCTGGCCGACGACCGCTTCACGGAAACCGCCGTCACCCGCGCGTTCAGCGGTCGGCGTGCCCGCGGCCTGGTCAACCGCTTCCTGCGCACCCACGACACCGCCGCCCCCGGCGCCTACCCGCAGGTGCACTACCTGACCGGCCCGCTGCGCGCCGCCGCGGCCAGGGCCGGCGACGCCGACACCCTCCACCTGTGGGCGGGAACGGGCTTCCGGTCGGCCGCCGATGTCCCCGCCGCCGCGATCGTGGACGGTATCGCCGACGGGCTGTAA
- a CDS encoding threonine ammonia-lyase: protein MERPETQLISLADIRAAADRIKAGGVARAAPTEGGGVRSGAGNVLRTPLLSLPVPRLDGPLWLKAENLQPVGAFKIRGATNALALLDADARAAGVVTHSSGNHGRALAYAARAAKVRCIVVVPDGAPKVKTDAMRALGAELVVVDPADRLATARRVADERGLALIPPFDDARVIAGQGTIGLEILEDLPAVDTVLVPVGGGGLASGVATAVKELDPGTRVIGVEPELAADAAESLDAGERVVWPPERTERTIADGVRVGLSDLTFAHLRARLDGILTVTEQEIRAAMGTIAREAHVVAEPSGAVATAAALSGRAPSGCTVAVVSGGNVAPALLAETILPEQADHR, encoded by the coding sequence ATGGAACGACCCGAGACCCAGCTCATCTCACTGGCCGACATCCGTGCCGCCGCCGACCGCATCAAGGCCGGGGGCGTGGCGCGTGCCGCTCCCACCGAGGGCGGCGGCGTGCGGTCAGGGGCGGGGAACGTGCTGCGCACCCCGCTGCTGTCCCTGCCCGTCCCTCGCCTCGACGGTCCTCTCTGGCTGAAAGCGGAGAACCTGCAACCCGTCGGCGCCTTCAAGATCCGGGGGGCCACCAACGCGCTCGCGCTCCTGGACGCCGACGCTCGTGCGGCGGGGGTGGTGACGCATTCCTCCGGCAACCATGGGCGGGCGCTCGCCTACGCGGCGCGCGCCGCCAAGGTCCGCTGCATCGTGGTCGTCCCCGACGGGGCGCCGAAGGTGAAGACGGACGCGATGCGGGCGCTGGGCGCCGAACTGGTCGTGGTGGATCCCGCCGACCGCCTGGCCACGGCGCGGCGGGTGGCCGACGAGCGCGGCCTGGCCCTGATCCCGCCGTTCGACGACGCCCGGGTCATCGCCGGGCAGGGGACGATCGGGCTGGAGATCCTGGAGGACCTGCCGGCCGTCGACACCGTGCTCGTCCCGGTCGGTGGCGGGGGCTTGGCCTCGGGGGTCGCCACCGCGGTCAAGGAGTTGGACCCCGGCACCCGGGTGATCGGGGTGGAGCCCGAGCTGGCGGCGGACGCGGCAGAGAGCCTCGACGCCGGGGAGCGGGTCGTCTGGCCTCCGGAGCGTACCGAGCGCACCATCGCCGATGGGGTGCGCGTCGGACTGTCGGATCTGACGTTCGCGCACCTGCGGGCCCGCCTGGACGGCATCCTCACCGTCACCGAGCAGGAGATCCGTGCCGCGATGGGCACGATCGCCCGTGAGGCGCACGTCGTGGCCGAGCCCAGCGGGGCCGTCGCTACGGCGGCGGCCCTGTCGGGGCGGGCACCGTCGGGGTGTACGGTCGCCGTCGTCTCGGGCGGCAACGTCGCCCCGGCACTGCTCGCCGAGACGATCCTGCCCGAGCAGGCCGACCACCGATGA
- a CDS encoding flavin reductase family protein, with amino-acid sequence MRTDLTPEDLPGRAFYRLLTAVVVPRPIAWISTTSAAGVDNLAPHSFFTISCVEPPIVQFTSVGRKDHLRNIEETGEFVVNFAPERLQREINATATDYPPEVSEFDAVGVAREPSSVVKPPRVASSPVALECRLHSTMLLGDSTVVFGRVVHAAVEDEVLVDGHPEISRLHPIARLGKDEWGAMGEITSLPRVRYADLPRD; translated from the coding sequence ATGCGTACTGATCTGACTCCCGAGGACCTGCCCGGCCGCGCCTTCTACCGGTTGCTCACGGCGGTGGTCGTGCCGCGCCCTATCGCGTGGATCTCCACGACCTCGGCGGCCGGGGTCGACAATCTTGCCCCCCACTCGTTCTTCACCATCTCCTGTGTGGAGCCGCCCATCGTGCAGTTCACCTCGGTCGGCCGCAAGGACCACCTGCGCAACATCGAGGAGACCGGGGAGTTCGTGGTGAACTTCGCTCCGGAGCGGCTACAGCGGGAGATCAACGCGACCGCCACCGACTATCCACCGGAGGTCAGCGAGTTCGACGCGGTGGGCGTGGCGCGGGAGCCCAGCAGCGTGGTCAAGCCGCCGCGGGTGGCGTCCTCCCCCGTGGCGCTGGAGTGCCGGCTGCACTCGACGATGCTGCTCGGGGACTCCACCGTGGTCTTCGGGCGCGTCGTGCATGCGGCGGTCGAGGACGAGGTCCTCGTCGATGGCCACCCCGAGATCTCCCGGCTGCACCCGATCGCCCGGCTCGGTAAGGACGAGTGGGGCGCCATGGGGGAGATCACCTCGCTGCCGCGCGTCCGCTACGCGGATCTCCCCCGGGACTGA
- the amaB gene encoding L-piperidine-6-carboxylate dehydrogenase: MMTTLPTTAQLTERARTALERCGASGFEAPAPTGQSARTPITGEPLFDIAYSTSAETDQAIGTAQETFRTVWRDTPAPQRGNLVRRLGELLREHKDDLADLVTIEAGKIRSEAAGEVQEMIDICDFALGLSRQLYGRTMPSERPGHRLMETWHPLGVVGIITAFNFPVAVWSWNTAVALVCGNTIVWKPSELSPLTALACHGLLMRACQDVGAPMGVHQVVLGEREVGARLVDDPRVALLSATGSVRMGQQVGPRVAARMGRCLLELGGNNAAVIAPSADLDLAVRGTVFAAAGTAGQRCTTLRRVIVHEDIADQLTDRIVGAYGQLRPRIGDPFDDDTLVGPLIAERAHTALHGALERAAADGGRVLTGGERCLEKEAPDAYYVEPAVVRMPSQSEIVCEETFAPILYVLTYRTLDEAIELHNGVTQGLSSAIFTQDQREAERFLAASDCGIVNVNIGTSGAEIGGAFGGEKDTGGGRESGSDAWRAYMRRATNTVNYSDELPLAQGVNFL; this comes from the coding sequence ATGATGACGACCCTCCCCACCACCGCCCAGCTCACCGAACGCGCGCGGACCGCCCTGGAGCGGTGCGGCGCCTCGGGGTTCGAGGCACCGGCTCCGACCGGGCAGAGTGCGCGCACACCCATCACCGGCGAGCCCCTTTTCGACATCGCTTACTCCACCAGCGCCGAGACCGACCAGGCCATCGGCACCGCGCAGGAGACGTTTCGCACCGTCTGGAGGGACACTCCCGCCCCGCAGCGCGGGAACCTCGTGCGCCGCCTGGGCGAGCTCCTCCGGGAGCACAAGGACGATCTCGCCGACCTCGTCACCATCGAGGCCGGAAAGATCCGGTCCGAAGCGGCCGGCGAAGTCCAGGAGATGATCGACATCTGCGACTTCGCCCTCGGCCTCTCCCGCCAGCTCTACGGGCGCACCATGCCCTCCGAACGGCCGGGCCACCGCCTCATGGAGACGTGGCACCCGCTCGGCGTCGTCGGCATCATCACCGCCTTCAACTTCCCCGTCGCGGTGTGGTCGTGGAACACGGCGGTCGCGCTCGTCTGCGGCAACACCATCGTGTGGAAGCCCTCCGAGCTCAGCCCGCTGACCGCGCTCGCCTGCCACGGGCTGCTGATGCGCGCCTGTCAGGACGTCGGCGCCCCCATGGGGGTGCACCAGGTGGTGCTGGGCGAACGCGAGGTCGGCGCGCGGCTCGTCGACGACCCGCGCGTCGCCCTGCTGTCAGCGACCGGATCGGTCCGCATGGGCCAGCAGGTCGGCCCTCGGGTCGCCGCCCGCATGGGACGGTGCCTGCTCGAACTCGGCGGCAACAACGCGGCGGTCATCGCCCCGTCGGCCGATCTGGACCTGGCCGTCCGCGGCACCGTGTTCGCGGCGGCCGGGACGGCGGGGCAGCGCTGCACCACCCTGCGCCGGGTCATCGTGCACGAGGACATCGCGGACCAGCTCACCGATCGGATCGTGGGCGCCTACGGGCAGCTGCGCCCGAGGATCGGCGACCCGTTCGACGACGACACACTGGTGGGCCCGCTCATCGCCGAGCGCGCGCACACGGCGCTGCACGGTGCGCTCGAGCGTGCGGCGGCCGACGGCGGCCGGGTCCTCACCGGTGGGGAGCGGTGCCTGGAGAAGGAAGCCCCCGACGCGTACTACGTCGAACCGGCGGTGGTGCGGATGCCGTCGCAGAGCGAGATCGTGTGCGAGGAGACCTTCGCGCCGATCCTTTACGTGCTGACGTACCGCACCCTCGACGAGGCCATCGAGCTGCACAACGGAGTGACACAGGGGCTGTCGAGCGCCATCTTCACCCAGGACCAGCGGGAGGCCGAGCGCTTCCTCGCCGCGTCGGACTGCGGCATCGTGAACGTCAACATCGGCACGTCCGGTGCCGAGATCGGTGGCGCGTTCGGCGGAGAGAAGGACACGGGCGGCGGGCGCGAATCGGGTTCGGACGCCTGGCGGGCCTACATGCGGCGGGCGACCAACACGGTGAACTACTCCGACGAGCTGCCGCTGGCCCAGGGGGTCAACTTCCTGTAG
- a CDS encoding DUF4184 family protein → MPFTICHAAVAIPMSRDRLVPSALAIGAMSPDFVKFVPVTLPEIGSLGHQMSELVLGSLMGMGVFVVFQALLKRPLVALAPGWARRRLAGPSQGFRWSARTLGWAALSVFLGAITHIVLDGVTHGDILPFLTTDTVVGSVSRQQVVQDGLSIVLGVAIIAWCVRWMVRAIPAEEEPQVGPLRWWRVPVWTGMALLVGLAALNFALVPAEAFRINRWQTEADLVWTKLAMLAVDTVMALTFSVFVYALIHTALQLIATLRQGRGGSRADGRERTTLPGPHPLRATTGPQPQTTGPQQHLGMRE, encoded by the coding sequence GTGCCGTTCACGATCTGCCACGCCGCTGTGGCGATTCCGATGTCCCGAGACAGACTGGTGCCGTCGGCGCTGGCGATCGGCGCGATGTCGCCGGACTTCGTGAAGTTCGTGCCGGTGACGCTGCCGGAGATCGGAAGCCTCGGCCACCAGATGTCCGAACTCGTTCTGGGCTCCCTGATGGGAATGGGCGTCTTCGTCGTCTTTCAGGCGCTGCTCAAGCGGCCCCTGGTGGCGCTGGCACCGGGCTGGGCACGCCGCAGGCTCGCCGGGCCGTCCCAGGGCTTCCGCTGGAGCGCGCGGACGCTGGGCTGGGCGGCGCTCTCGGTGTTCCTCGGTGCCATCACGCACATCGTGCTGGACGGCGTCACCCATGGCGACATCCTGCCATTCCTGACGACCGACACCGTGGTGGGCAGTGTCTCCCGGCAGCAGGTGGTGCAGGACGGTCTGAGCATCGTGCTGGGGGTGGCGATCATCGCCTGGTGCGTGAGGTGGATGGTGCGCGCGATTCCCGCTGAGGAGGAGCCGCAGGTGGGCCCGCTCCGCTGGTGGCGGGTCCCAGTGTGGACCGGGATGGCCCTCCTCGTCGGCCTGGCCGCCCTCAACTTCGCCCTGGTGCCCGCCGAGGCGTTCCGTATCAACCGGTGGCAGACCGAAGCCGATCTGGTGTGGACCAAGCTGGCGATGCTCGCCGTGGACACGGTGATGGCGCTGACATTCAGCGTGTTCGTCTACGCGCTGATCCATACCGCCCTCCAGCTGATCGCTACCCTTCGCCAGGGCCGGGGCGGCTCCCGGGCCGACGGTCGTGAGCGGACGACCCTCCCAGGTCCGCACCCGCTGCGGGCGACGACCGGACCACAGCCCCAGACCACGGGTCCCCAGCAGCACCTGGGCATGCGGGAGTGA
- a CDS encoding C15 family peptidase, with translation MNATDPTVEESRVELEVPQQLLRRSGFAAAAPLFSADLASAGSLDEAEQVVTSHGRRLWSEAVRKDGTIIDDRPLYWARLTLSTRLHAWRPEFPVDDRDRAALLTRLEHASRGHDDLVFPPGDRKLRIIVTGFDPFGFDTDIRVSNPSGVAALSLHDATFEVADHTAVVRTALFPVRWRDLTDGMVERVLLPHYTADPGSSAAADAVITVSQGREGRFDLEAHNGAWRGGRADNEGRTAPGLIPLGAEAPRMDPQPQWSPSSLPRQAIVARAAGGFPVYDNTEVIEIPADAGSEGEPVRRPNGPTPASAAREGAGGDYVSNEIAYRNTVLRDATGRSIPAGHVHTPVLSLGSTDPGLLTDPAFERDRAEIVEQLRTIVGAAVRPAAPE, from the coding sequence GTGAACGCCACCGACCCGACCGTGGAGGAAAGCCGAGTCGAGCTGGAGGTGCCCCAGCAGCTCCTGCGCCGCTCCGGATTCGCAGCCGCGGCCCCCCTGTTCTCCGCCGATCTGGCCAGTGCCGGGAGCCTGGACGAGGCCGAGCAGGTGGTCACGTCGCACGGCCGCCGACTCTGGTCGGAGGCCGTACGCAAGGACGGGACGATCATCGACGACCGTCCGCTGTACTGGGCGCGGCTGACGCTCAGCACCCGGCTGCACGCCTGGCGTCCGGAGTTCCCGGTCGACGATCGGGACCGCGCCGCGCTCCTCACGCGCCTCGAACATGCCTCACGCGGCCACGACGACCTCGTCTTCCCGCCCGGCGACCGCAAGCTGCGCATCATCGTCACCGGATTCGACCCCTTCGGGTTCGACACCGACATTCGCGTGTCCAACCCCTCCGGCGTCGCGGCCCTGAGCCTGCACGACGCCACGTTCGAGGTCGCCGACCACACCGCCGTCGTGCGCACTGCCCTCTTCCCGGTGCGCTGGCGCGATCTCACCGACGGCATGGTGGAACGCGTCCTGCTGCCCCACTACACCGCCGACCCCGGCAGCTCCGCGGCGGCCGACGCCGTCATCACGGTCAGCCAGGGGCGCGAGGGCCGCTTCGACCTGGAGGCCCACAACGGTGCCTGGCGCGGCGGACGCGCCGACAACGAGGGCCGCACCGCGCCCGGCCTGATCCCGCTCGGCGCCGAGGCTCCCCGCATGGACCCGCAGCCGCAGTGGAGCCCCTCGTCCCTGCCCCGGCAAGCCATCGTCGCGCGGGCCGCCGGCGGTTTCCCCGTCTACGACAACACCGAGGTCATCGAGATCCCGGCCGATGCGGGTTCCGAAGGAGAACCCGTGCGCCGCCCGAACGGACCCACCCCCGCCTCCGCAGCTCGAGAGGGTGCGGGCGGCGACTACGTCTCCAACGAGATCGCCTACCGGAACACGGTGCTTCGCGACGCCACGGGCCGCTCCATCCCCGCCGGGCATGTGCACACGCCGGTGTTGAGTCTCGGCAGCACCGACCCCGGCCTGCTCACCGACCCGGCCTTCGAACGCGACCGCGCCGAAATCGTCGAGCAGCTGCGCACCATCGTCGGCGCCGCCGTGCGCCCGGCCGCCCCGGAGTAG
- a CDS encoding response regulator has protein sequence MTIRVLLADDQSMVRTGFRYMLDAEDDIEVVGEAGDGIEALRLARELRPDVCLMDIRMPGLDGLEVTRRLAGPGVADPLKVVVVTTFDLDEYVHAALEGGAVGFLLKDAGPPLLIEAVRAASRGDALVSPRITVRLLRHFARPGGAGARRAVDPRDQGLTEREVDIVRAVARGLTNVEVADRLFVSLSTVKTHLASIQGKLRARNRVEIAAWAYRTGLMDADTEGEGQPERR, from the coding sequence ATGACGATCAGAGTGCTGCTCGCCGACGACCAGAGCATGGTCCGGACGGGCTTCCGGTACATGCTCGATGCCGAAGACGACATCGAGGTGGTGGGCGAGGCCGGGGACGGTATCGAGGCGCTGCGCCTGGCCCGGGAGCTCCGCCCCGACGTGTGCCTCATGGACATCCGGATGCCCGGCCTCGACGGCCTGGAGGTCACCCGGCGGCTGGCCGGTCCCGGGGTCGCCGACCCCTTGAAGGTCGTCGTGGTCACCACGTTCGACCTCGATGAGTACGTGCACGCGGCGCTGGAGGGCGGGGCGGTCGGCTTCCTCCTCAAGGACGCGGGGCCGCCGCTGCTGATCGAGGCCGTGCGCGCGGCGTCCCGCGGCGACGCGCTCGTCTCCCCGCGGATCACCGTCCGACTGCTGCGCCACTTCGCCCGACCGGGCGGCGCGGGGGCGCGCCGCGCCGTCGACCCCCGCGACCAGGGGCTGACCGAGCGCGAGGTGGACATCGTGCGCGCGGTCGCCCGGGGGCTGACCAACGTGGAGGTCGCCGATCGGCTCTTCGTCTCGCTGAGCACGGTCAAGACGCACCTCGCGAGCATCCAGGGCAAACTGCGCGCCCGCAACCGCGTGGAGATCGCGGCGTGGGCGTACCGCACCGGTCTGATGGACGCGGACACCGAGGGCGAGGGGCAGCCCGAGCGGCGGTGA
- a CDS encoding sensor histidine kinase, whose amino-acid sequence MQGTVMGALRRVVRGEQSRALDVVLVVGALGLLGAAWVVGLGIALGQPSDQADWLGPPPSYRDYLPIVSGGVMSLIAVSAVPHVVSPRRTGLSALAAAGVMLATSVALMPGPKGLFGYALAASEGIALFLVVTLVALRCRPRTIAGISALAMLCLASDTLRSGQFVAALRGGEIVDFDPTSIATLVLLMLAPGLYLRWRAAQRASHVARARREERLSLARDLHDVVAHQITGIVVQAQALQHVGARNPELAVTALPEIEAAGTRALTAMRRLVGALREGDEVPLEASDLAAALRALESDGDDNGPPVEVRLSGDLAEVAPDVGTAIARMAQEGVTNARRYARDATCIRVRAEVDKGRVWLEVRDDGRGGGSSFGDGGGYGLIGMAERAKLLGGTCTAGPIANGQGWSVRAELPAGTADLQDADAVDGAQGER is encoded by the coding sequence ATGCAAGGCACAGTGATGGGGGCGCTGCGGCGCGTGGTGCGCGGGGAGCAGTCGCGCGCGCTGGACGTCGTGCTGGTCGTCGGCGCGCTGGGGCTCTTGGGAGCGGCGTGGGTCGTCGGCCTCGGGATTGCCCTGGGGCAGCCCAGCGATCAGGCCGACTGGCTCGGGCCGCCGCCCTCGTACCGGGACTATCTGCCCATCGTCTCGGGCGGGGTGATGAGCCTCATCGCGGTGAGCGCCGTCCCGCACGTCGTCAGTCCCCGCCGCACGGGACTGAGCGCACTGGCCGCCGCCGGGGTGATGCTCGCGACGTCCGTGGCCCTGATGCCGGGGCCCAAGGGACTGTTCGGCTACGCCCTTGCGGCCAGCGAGGGGATAGCGCTGTTCCTGGTGGTGACGCTGGTGGCGCTGCGCTGCCGCCCCCGGACCATCGCCGGAATCAGCGCTCTGGCGATGCTGTGCCTGGCCTCCGACACCCTGCGCAGTGGACAGTTCGTGGCGGCACTGCGGGGCGGGGAGATCGTCGACTTCGATCCCACTTCCATAGCGACCCTCGTGCTGCTCATGCTCGCCCCCGGCCTCTACCTGCGCTGGCGGGCGGCCCAGCGCGCCAGCCACGTCGCCCGGGCCCGGCGGGAGGAGCGCCTCTCCCTCGCCCGCGACCTGCACGACGTCGTGGCCCACCAGATCACCGGCATCGTCGTGCAGGCACAGGCGCTCCAACACGTCGGGGCGCGCAATCCGGAGCTGGCTGTCACAGCCCTTCCCGAGATCGAAGCCGCTGGGACGCGGGCGCTGACGGCGATGCGCCGCCTCGTCGGCGCGTTGCGGGAGGGCGACGAGGTGCCGCTAGAGGCCTCCGACCTCGCGGCCGCACTGCGCGCGCTCGAATCGGACGGCGACGACAACGGGCCGCCGGTGGAGGTGCGGCTGTCCGGGGACCTGGCGGAGGTGGCGCCCGACGTGGGCACGGCCATCGCCAGGATGGCCCAGGAGGGCGTCACCAACGCCCGCCGCTATGCCCGCGACGCCACGTGCATCCGGGTCCGGGCCGAGGTCGACAAGGGCCGCGTCTGGCTGGAGGTGCGCGACGACGGCCGGGGCGGCGGCTCGTCGTTCGGCGACGGCGGCGGATACGGTCTGATCGGCATGGCCGAGCGGGCCAAGCTGCTCGGCGGTACCTGCACGGCCGGGCCGATCGCCAACGGCCAGGGGTGGAGCGTGCGCGCCGAGCTGCCCGCGGGCACCGCCGACCTCCAGGACGCCGACGCGGTGGATGGGGCGCAAGGGGAGAGATGA
- a CDS encoding CatB-related O-acetyltransferase, whose protein sequence is MTAPNPANPFPLAEGERRCVFIRPTVTSELLDVGEYTYYDASEDPGTFEEDRMLYAFGAARLVIGRFCAIAAGSRFLLDADHMSSGPSAFPFSIFPGAWQDASLETFLANHPSKGDTVVGNDVWIGRDAMITPGVTIGDGAIIAAGAVVSRDVPPYTVAGGSPARVVKRRYSEQDAARLVEAAWWNWPIDAVTGHAATLMGGTVDEIVAIAEKVRAEMDESRASASA, encoded by the coding sequence ATGACCGCACCGAACCCGGCCAACCCCTTCCCGCTCGCCGAAGGTGAGCGCCGGTGCGTCTTCATCCGGCCGACCGTCACCTCCGAACTGCTGGACGTGGGGGAGTACACCTACTACGACGCCTCCGAAGACCCCGGAACTTTCGAGGAGGACCGGATGCTCTACGCGTTCGGCGCGGCACGGCTGGTCATCGGCCGGTTCTGCGCGATCGCCGCGGGCAGCCGCTTCCTGCTCGACGCCGACCACATGAGCAGCGGGCCCTCCGCCTTCCCGTTCAGCATCTTCCCGGGCGCGTGGCAGGACGCCAGCCTGGAGACGTTCCTGGCGAACCACCCGTCCAAGGGCGACACCGTGGTGGGCAACGACGTGTGGATCGGACGCGACGCGATGATCACGCCCGGCGTGACCATCGGCGACGGCGCGATCATCGCCGCCGGAGCCGTGGTGAGCCGCGACGTCCCGCCCTACACCGTCGCCGGCGGCAGCCCGGCCCGCGTGGTCAAGCGGCGCTACAGCGAACAGGACGCCGCACGGCTGGTGGAGGCGGCCTGGTGGAACTGGCCGATCGACGCCGTCACCGGCCACGCGGCCACGCTGATGGGCGGCACGGTGGACGAGATCGTCGCCATCGCGGAGAAGGTCCGTGCGGAAATGGACGAAAGCCGGGCATCCGCCTCCGCATGA